A region from the Vicia villosa cultivar HV-30 ecotype Madison, WI linkage group LG3, Vvil1.0, whole genome shotgun sequence genome encodes:
- the LOC131661324 gene encoding RNA polymerase sigma factor sigE, chloroplastic/mitochondrial-like, with the protein MGVVTVSSSAARTPLGLSKKFSTHHPVLKRPLTVAFKGDNKQNDTVLVVTKEKIPTKDVTVNTHKKRIAKTKKLPKKARGVLIEETFQSSLDVDYNEAAAILENIFKLSPTLDVCDADYIDSAIKRVSRRGRKIGDASKEGLENDRVVRTQKTKAKRMNLDERIALKKDNDSEDVTPTRKKRNGRNRTGKFEELRREFSVPVDLVSLDWKKMKIPPVLPSSEHAFLFKLMQPMKALLQVKEDLQKQLEREPTAEEIGDATNMSTTKVKKAIEIGRAARNRLIKHNLRLVLFVINKYFSDLANSQRFQDLCQAGVKGLMTAIDRFEPNRRFRLSTYGLFWIRHAITRSMTLSSFSRVPFGLESVRAKIRKAKIELTYKLQKPPTEEEIIERAHISPERYRDVMMASKPFLSLHARHPTTQDEYIDSIVDDGGVDGDNRRQPALLRLALDDVLDSLKPKENLVIRQRFGLDGKGDRTLGEIASNLNISREMVRKHEVKALMKLKHSARLDYLRRYVV; encoded by the exons ATGGGAGTTGTGACTGTTTCTAGTTCAGCTGCTCGAACTCCGCTAGGATTGAGCAAGAAGTTTTCGACTCACCATCCGGTATTGAAGAGGCCGTTAACGGTAGCGTTTAAAGGAGATAATAAGCAGAATGACACGGTTTTGGTTGTTACAAAAGAGAAAATTCCGACGAAAGATGTAACGGTCAATACGCACAAGAAAAGGATAGCGAAAACGAAGAAATTGCCTAAGAAGGCAAGAGGTGTTTTGATTGAGGAAACTTTTCAATCGTCGTTGGATGTTGACTATAATGAAGCTGCTGCTATACTTGAAAATATATTCAAACTTAGCCCGACGTTAGATGTGTGTGATGCAGATTATATAGATAGTGCGATCAAAAGAGTTTCTCGAAGGGGTAGGAAGATTGGTGATGCAAGTAAAGAGGGGTTAGAGAATGATAGGGTGGTTAGAACCCAGAAAACGAAAGCCAAACGGATGAATCTTGATGAGAGGATTGCATTAAAAAAGGACAATGATAGTGAAGATGTTACTCCAACTCGGAAAAAAAGAAATGGCAGGAATAGAACTGGGAAATTTGAGGAACTTCGTAGGGAGTTTTCAGTACCAGTTGATTTGGTGAGTCTGGActggaaaaaaatgaaaataccTCCGGTTCTTCCTTCTTCGGAGCATGCATTTTTATTCAAGTTGATGCAACCAATGAAG GCACTCCTTCAAGTGAAAGAAGATTTACAGAAGCAGCTGGAAAGAGAACCTACAGCGGAAGAAATAGGTGACGCAACAAATATGAGCACTACTAAAGTAAAGAAAGCAATAGAGATTGGTCGAGCTGCAAGAAACAGGCTGATAAAG CACAATCTCCGGCTTGTCTTGTTTGTGATCAACAAATATTTTTCAGATTTAGCCAATAGCCAAAGGTTTCAAGACCTTTGCCAGGCCGGAGTTAAGGGACTTATGACAGCAATTGACCGTTTTGAACCAAACCGGAGATTTCGGCTATCAACCTATGGTTTGTTTTGGATAAGACATGCTATCACTCGTTCCATGACCCTCTCAAGCTTCTCACGTGTGCCCTTTGGACTTGAGTCG GTTAGAGCAAAGATCCGAAAAGCTAAGATTGAGTTAACATATAAGCTTCAGAAGCCACCAACAGAGGAAGAAATAATAGAAAGAGCTCATATATCACCTGAAAGATACCGCGATGTAATGATGGCATCAAAACCCTTTCTTTCATTGCATGCAAGACATCCAACAACGCAAGATGAGTATATCGATAGCATCGTTGATGATGGTGGTGTTGATGGTGATAACAGGAGGCAACCTGCTCTACTAAGGCTTGCTCTTGATGATGTG CTTGATTCCCTGAAGCCTAAGGAAAACTTGGTGATCAGACAGAGATTTGGACTTGATGGTAAGGGTGACAGAACTTTGGGAGAAATCGCCTCAAACTTGAACATCTCTAGGGAAATGGTGAGAAAGCATGAAGTCAAGGCTCTCATGAAGCTCAAGCATTCAGCTCGATTGGATTATCTTCGTCGATATGTTGTATAA